GATGAACACCTGAGCCTCTGCACTCGGCGCCGGCGGATTccgctgtacatacaccggcCACGACCACGCGACAGTCGAACTCTCACAGCTCCCATGTCTGCCTCTCCAAGTGACTGTGTGCACATTTCCCTACTCCGAACGTCCCCGCACTTGATTTCGCGCCCTCTCTGAGTCTCACTGCTTTTTCAGAACTTCTTTCAGAGTAGAAACAAGCAACGCCTACGATGCCCTGCCCCGAACATGCATCTGGATACAAAGgatgaaaaacgaaacaggtTACCAGAAAAGGAGGGGAGGCCAAATGAAAAGAGTGAGGTCAAGCGTGTAGCGCGACGAGGTGAGCCCTCAGATGCAGGAAAactcgaaaagaaaaacctAATCGTAGTCTCCACCAGTCACGTCACTCTTCCCTGAATACATTTACCCtacctcgttttccttcttcgcgtttttgTCCGATGCCGGGTGCCTACTGAGAGCACAAGGAGTTCTACTGGCAACCCAGAAGTCTAAGCCACGGCGAAAAAAGACGACCCAGAGCCAACCAACTGTCCCGatgagagaagccgagaagaaacgatACGTACCTTGATGAGATGGCAAATGGAAAAGACATCGTCTGCCGACCGGAAGCCTTTTTGGAAGCTCAGAGTGCTGACAAACTCCTCAAGGTGTTCACGGGTTCGCCACCTTTCCGGACTCCGTGAATTTCCAGTGTCTTCGCGAGATGCGCCACGACTCTCCATGTTTCCCGCAgattcttcctcgctttgtCTCGAATTCGTTTGCACTTCTCCAGGACGCTTGTTTTCATCTGtgacgcctgtctcctcgtctgcgaaACCTCTCTGGTCTTCTTTGGAGCTGCGGGGATCGTTCAGAAGCGCCTCGAGACCGTCCGTGAGGAATTCTTCGAAGCTGGTGAAGATGAAGTGGAGATCCACAAGAAATTGGAGGTAGATCTGCAAAGAGATCGCAACCAAATGTGATCGGCAAAGGCGGGTTGAACAAACGGGTCGCTGGCGCTATACAGACGCATGGGCGGAGACGCCTTCGACAAAGGGAACACCATCGAAGACTCAGGTGCAGCGCCTACAGGCTTTCCCCTGGTCACGGGTGAATGGTGTGACTTGCGACCGGAGTCCCCTGTCAAAGCAGGCCTCTTTAACGAAGAACATGCATGACCCATACTCCGCGTCTTGCAGTATCGGGAAGGCAGTGACCATATATGCGCCCTCGCTCCCCACAACTGTGTTCTGCGCCTCCGTGAAGAGCAAAGAATCCAGCAGTAGAGGCGGCCGCTCGGAGCATGCAGCGCTGGACCACGAATCGCGCTAGGCTGTCTTTCCGAGGCCCTCGCGTTCAATCTCCATTCGTTGTCTCACACGACGAAAGGTCAAAGGACTCCTGCGCGACACCGGAAAACTGGAAAAGGAAGGACTCTctttcccccccccccccgaaAAAATAGCGGTTCCTCAGACTGACCGATCGTGTGCGGGCCGCGGCGATTCTCAGGCGCCCAAGAAatcgttcgtcttctcggttTCTGCCGCATCcacttctgcgtttcctctccgccACCGGGTCGAGGAAGCCGACGTTCCCGAGGAACATCTGCTGCTGTTCATACACCGAAAGCACTTGCTGCGGGCCTTTGTGAAGATTCTTTTTTTGGTGAAGCCGCTGCACCTGGTGCAAGAGAGAGGCCGGACCGACCTCGAATgagttcgtctcttcttcttctcccgggCAAAGCGACTTGTCCATTCTCTGGTGCCAGGCCGCGACAGAGTCCTTCACCGTCTGCTGTTCGAGCCGAGCCAAGTAGGGCACAACTTGCGTGATCACAAACGAGTAGCTGAGACCCCGGAGGGTAAAAGCGAGGACACAGACAGCACCGCAGAAAGCAGTACGAAACCTGTGAACGGATGCAATCTCACGTCTGCCATGTTTCATCTCTTATCTCCCTCGCTTAGGATCAACTACGGTGTTCGACTGCCACACGAAACGAGAAaactgcagagacgccttcTTGTGATCGATTACTCCTTATAGCAGCCGTCACATAGGCGCTCTAAATGCGCAGACTCAGAGTGCatacagagacaaagagcagTCTGCATGCGGACTGAGAGAAGTCCACGGAGTGACAAATCCAGCTGAGGAGAAGATGGGTCGGCAAGAAGGCTCCAGAAAGGCACCTACACGAGGGAAACGAACGCACGCGAGCGCCCTGCCCAGTcaagaaaacgcatgcggcgTCTGAATCTGAAACAACGGCTAGGCATCCCCGGAAAGCATTACTACGATCGCAGCCCATCGCTGACGCAAATGAGGCCCAAATAATCTTTGATTCACATCCACACCGTACCTCAGCTCCTTGTTTGCTTCCCTGATTCGCCGGCGGATGCGCTCATCCTCGACTTCGAGAATCTCGTCCGTGTCTCGATCGCCGCCTGTGGTCTTGTCTTCATCGGCCGCGAGGGCCTGGGAGAGCTCCGCGAGGCGTTGGGCTGCGagttgtctctgtctccgtttcacATCGTGCTCTCGCAGTTTCTGTCTGTGCGAttcgaggaggcgaaagaggtatccctcctccttcttgAAGCGTCCGCTGCCCCACTGCTTCTGGCGAAACTtcggctgctgctgaagaTAGCGAACCTCGCGTCTGTGGacttcgcgtttctgctcATCGCTGAGTTcgacgttctcctcctccggcTCCGTCAGGCAGGTACGAATGAGAGAAGCCTGTTCGCTGGTTCTGTTCACCCCCGCGTCGCCTTTCGCATCTTCTTGCCCTTCGCCGCGACTGGACAAAtcctccacctctctctGGAGGGCGCGGCGGCGCTCGGAGACAAGCAACTCTTGGTACTCGGGTGTATGCACAAGTTTGTTTCGATTTGGGTCGAACCGGGTCCAGAATTTCTCGCGGAGAATCATCTGCTTCAGCCCCGGATGTGCGGCGCGATACTTTGGCTTGCTGCGGCTCCTCGTCATCCACAGCTGCGTCTGAAAGGCTGCATTCTCGTACGGCCTTTTTCCTGGGCAGGTCAGACTGAACTCAAAGCCTCGAACACAGGCCTGAGAGGCGGACCAGTCCCgcgacgaggaagccgagaaagagacgcgcggCCGAGGGAACTGAGAGACGAACCAGCGAGatgagaggaaagacaggacCCTCGAAGGCCTCGAACAGTcgccagagaagaggaacccACAGCAACGAACCGATTTACCGACCTGTCGGAGAAGAGgtcctttgcatgcaagtgCTGTCGAAGTGGTAGGCCACAACGGccgagagagggaaagagtgcaggcaagagaggcaaaagaagatgaagaaggaaacgcagaaggacgagaagagtgAGCATCAATCGCCAGTGGGCCTCCAGGCCGCAAAGAAGAATGCAGTTCTCTGCCCAGTTTTCTGTAGGAAGTGAACCGCGCTGAGCAGTTCGCATGAGCCCTGAGAACTTTGTGCGAATGACCTTcctctttgcatgcagaagaaaacacacgaGCGCCTCCAGGCGGTGCAAGTGCCTCTCCCGGCTTCTCCACAGAACCGAGACTTCCATGGCGCTCCACTGCCGCCGCTCTGGTGTCTAGACAATGCACGCGCGGCCAGAAGATAGTTTCACCTCGTCCACTGGGTGAGACCAAACTGTGCGCCCACAGCAGAGCCTCGGCCTGCCcgccttctgcatgcagagcatggTTCCAGAGGCGGTTTTGGTTGGGGAAAGAACCCAAGAAAGGGGAAGTCCCCACGGGGCCGGGAAGCCATTTTCTTCCAGATGCGAGAGATGGACAGCAAATGCTCAgagcaaagacgagagagacaagtcGAAAAAGGTTCCCCGTGTGATGAATTCTGCGTCTCGACAatcgagtgcatgcatggcAAGCgtggcggagaagagagaggaaaatcGAAGGCGAACCAAGGGAATCCATCGGGCAGGCTAGTGTAGGTCGGGAAGACAGACGCAAACAAACATATCGGCTCTCTGTGGCGGAAAAATCAAGCGCGTGGTTTCACAGAAGCTTTCGCTGTGGCCTTAAGACGTAGGAGTATGTATGTAGACGAGAAACAATGGTACGATCCGGAGAAAACAACCGACAACTTCTGACAGGAAGTGTGTGTCGTAGGCCAGCTTGGAGTCGCTCCTCTCGACCCCATAGAACTTCAGCCCATGGAGTTTCGGACGGTGTGGTGAACTATTTTGGAGTGTTGTCCAAAAAAAAAGAACTGCCGAGACAACTGGTGTTCACAGCTTTACGAGGAGGATCAGGAATCCTGCCACCTTCTGCACTCGCTGGAACAAGCTGGTAAGAAATCCTGCTTCATCAATACGCACCTTTACTGGATAGCAGCGTCAGGCATGCAAGACAAACTTGGTGACCGCTGAAGCTCATATCCCCGCGACTCTTGAGAAAGGGGAGTTATAGCTGGTCTCTGCCTCTACAGAGACTTCGCCAGAGTTGCTGCTGTCTAAAACGCTCTCGAACGGCAAGAATTTCAAACGAGGAACAGAACTTGGCAGTTCATGTAAAAAAGGGTCACAACTCTGGATGAATGTGGAAAACAAGAAGTTGTGAAGTCGTGTGCCACTGGAGAATCTttgaaaagaagacgaaatcTCCGCGCTCGTCACTTTCTCCAAATCAACGGCGTTGGCAGCAGCCGTCCATCGACAGTGAGGGACAAGAGGCGGGGGACACAAAGGCGCCGGACGGCGGCAAGACGGGTGAGACACTTTCGGGGAATGCCACAGCCTTTGTCTGTCCCCTTAATCGGTTCACTGTCATTTTTTCAAAACAGATGGCCACATGCAAACGCACTGGGGGAAGCGATGACAGGACGCGCGGCGGGAAGAAGCGCAAGACATCTCGGGGGAACTCCCGATTATCTAAAGCCTGTGTGTCAGGCCAGATCTCCGGAATGCTTCGTTCTCTGAGTCATACTCGAAAAGCAGGGAGAGTCCAGCGGTTGAAAGAGCAATTAAATGTCTTGCGAGGAGTTGCTGACAGCGTGTGCCGCGAAAGACACGgacgcgtttttctcaggCCGACTTTTCCCCAACAACGGTGCCAGATGCGAAGAGCAGCGGCGCACAAACGATCAGGGTACACAAGTCGCGGCCCCGCTAGTTTACAGAAGTATGGTAAGACTCTGTCGACTCGAGGAAGTGTTTCCTGATCCTTTATATTCAGGTTCGTCCCCTTTACTGTTCGTTCCGCTCTACATGTCCTCCTGGGCGGTTCTGCAGTGTGCCCACCTGTGGTTTGCCTCGAAGTGGTTTCAGAAATCACACTAATCCTTGTCAGACTCCTGAACGACGCCACGTGTGTGCGGAATTCGCCAAACCACGCAATGTGCTCATCTGTGGTGACAGCCAGTCACTTTTGACAGTGCTCAGAAAGCCTTCAACACACTGTAGCTTGTTATTGAGAAAGGCACAGACTGCATCCCCAGTTGACCTCTCAGGCGCGTATCGTAGGCGACAACATTAGAAGCTGCAAGCACACCTCAGCCTCCCAGGACATGCGGCCGTcctgcagaaagaaaacaaattCCTCAATGCTTCTTTCGACATGGTGGCTCTGTAGTGGAGCAGAGTTCTTTGAAGGTTGAGGGGTTTGGCCACTCGGTTTCTACCACACGGCCTTCAAGTACTACGTTTTAGAGTCAACGCCGTTTGCTATACATACTTTCCGGCCCTCATATGTAGGAGAGGTGTaatcttg
This genomic interval from Toxoplasma gondii ME49 chromosome VIIb, whole genome shotgun sequence contains the following:
- a CDS encoding hypothetical protein (encoded by transcript TGME49_259190) → MDSLGSPSIFLSLLRHACHACTRLSRRRIHHTGNLFRLVSLVFALSICCPSLASGRKWLPGPVGTSPFLGSFPNQNRLWNHALHAEGGQAEALLWAHSLVSPSGRGETIFWPRVHCLDTRAAAVERHGSLGSVEKPGEALAPPGGARVFSSACKEEGHSHKVLRAHANCSARFTSYRKLGRELHSSLRPGGPLAIDAHSSRPSAFPSSSSFASLACTLSLSRPLWPTTSTALACKGPLLRQVGKSVRCCGFLFSGDCSRPSRVLSFLSSRWFVSQFPRPRVSFSASSSRDWSASQACVRGFEFSLTCPGKRPYENAAFQTQLWMTRSRSKPKYRAAHPGLKQMILREKFWTRFDPNRNKLVHTPEYQELLVSERRRALQREVEDLSSRGEGQEDAKGDAGVNRTSEQASLIRTCLTEPEEENVELSDEQKREVHRREVRYLQQQPKFRQKQWGSGRFKKEEGYLFRLLESHRQKLREHDVKRRQRQLAAQRLAELSQALAADEDKTTGGDRDTDEILEVEDERIRRRIREANKELSYSFVITQVVPYLARLEQQTVKDSVAAWHQRMDKSLCPGEEEETNSFEVGPASLLHQVQRLHQKKNLHKGPQQVLSVYEQQQMFLGNVGFLDPVAERKRRSGCGRNREDERFLGRLRIAAARTRSIYLQFLVDLHFIFTSFEEFLTDGLEALLNDPRSSKEDQRGFADEETGVTDENKRPGEVQTNSRQSEEESAGNMESRGASREDTGNSRSPERWRTREHLEEFVSTLSFQKGFRSADDVFSICHLIKRNPPAPSAEAQVFILRLADLMHKDFIRALARIYHFHKEWSVAGRFFLAAVTTRQQLLPKKLKLTMWDADTDSLELAIDVVSLSWTPAEKEAFLEELQFAAADAQAAVAQPLLEGIKAGLHAVMHDGSNVKKRRKRQQAEEGDIEDMAEGNQPEREPTDQITQGESDGSPNDT